A window of Anopheles cruzii unplaced genomic scaffold, idAnoCruzAS_RS32_06 scaffold01490_ctg1, whole genome shotgun sequence contains these coding sequences:
- the LOC128276531 gene encoding lactase-like protein yields the protein MVRELGVDYYRFSLAWSRIMPTGMSNNVNEKGIEYYNHLINGLLAYNITPMVTLYHWDLPERLQEMGGWTNREIIEYFREYARVAFSRFGDRVKFWTTFNEPKQTCKESYEQDAMAPGYEFPGVYSYLCSHHVLLAHADAVEVYRKNFQGPQSGVIGMVVDSSWSEPNTPADEEASERSMQFTLGIYMHPIYHGNYPAVMIERIGNLSARQGFHKSRLPAFTPEEIAKVKGSSDYFGFNAYTTRLVWQNGDANPGHFGEPSFDHDRDVYDYIDPAWPSTASPWLKVYPRGMYSVLRWIRREYNNPPVFITENGVSDRDGTRDLQRVEYFNSYLEAVLDAIDDGCDVRGYTAWSLMDNFEWRAGYSQRFGLYYVDFKDPARPRYAKMSAKVYANIVRSRSVDPDYMPEPDVLIPDGE from the exons GGAGCCGCATCATGCCAACTGGAATGAGCAACAACGTTAACGAAAAGGGCATCGAGTACTACAACCATCTCATCAACGGGCTGCTGGCCTATAACATCACGCCGATGGTGACCCTGTACCATTGGGATCTGCCAGAGCGGCTACAAGAGATGGGTGGCTGGACTAATCGGGAGATTATCGAGTACTTCCGGGAGTACGCAAGAGTTGCCTTTAGTCGGTTTGGCGATCGAGTCAAGTTTTGGACAACGTTCAACGAACCGAAACAGACTTGCAAGGAGTCGTACGAACAGGATGCTATGGCTCCGGGGTATGAGTTCCCCGGGGTGTACAGCTACCTATGTTCGCATCATGTGCTGCTGGCACATGCCGATGCTGTTGAAGTGTATAGAAAGAATTTCCAGGGCCCTCAAAGCG GAGTAATCGGAATGGTTGTTGACTCTTCGTGGAGCGAGCCCAACACGCCAGCGGATGAGGAAGCCTCCGAACGTTCCATGCAGTTTACT CTTGGAATCTACATGCATCCGATCTACCACGGAAACTACCCGGCGGTGATGATCGAGCGCATCGGGAACCTGAGCGCTCGTCAAGGCTTCCACAAGTCGCGTCTCCCCGCGTTCACGCCGGAAGAAATCGCAAAAGTGAAAGGGTCGTCCGACTACTTTGGGTTTAATGCGTACACTACGCGCCTGGTGTGGCAAAATGGCGATGCCAATCCGGGCCACTTTGGTGAACCATCgttcgatcacgatcgcgatgTGTATGATTACATTGACCCCGCTTGGCCGTCGACTGCTTCGCCGTGGCTCAAGGTGTATCCCCGAGGGATGTACAGCGTGCTGCGATGGATACGGCGCGAGTACAACAATCCGCCGGTTTTTATCACCGAGAACGGCGTCAGCGATCGGGACGGTACCCGAGATTTACAGCGAGTGGAGTACTTCAACTCATATTTGGAGGCCGTcctcgatgcgatcgatgatggGTGTGACGTGCGAGGCTATACTGCGTGGTCGCTTATGGATAACTTCGAGTGGCGCGCTGGCTACTCGCAACGGTTTGGACTCTACTATGTGGACTTCAAGGATCCAGCTCGACCGCGCTACGCCAAAATGTCGGCCAAAGTTTACGCGAACATTGTCCGAAGCCGCTCCGTCGATCCAGACTATatgccggaaccggacgttCTGATTCCTGACGGGGAGTGA